From the Amia ocellicauda isolate fAmiCal2 chromosome 21, fAmiCal2.hap1, whole genome shotgun sequence genome, one window contains:
- the chac1 gene encoding glutathione-specific gamma-glutamylcyclotransferase 1 → MKIKDITTAKSSLWIFGYGSLVWKPDFQFSRSKVGYIQGYKRRFWHGDNFHRGNNDMPGRVVTLVEDHDACTYGIAYEVTGSQIQESLKYLNVRENVLGGYVTKLVEFIPRADEPSVLALVYIATSDNPIYLGPATSEEIAAQIVVSSGKTGHNVEYLFRLADFMRLYCPEVEDDHLFSIEAATLSLMPY, encoded by the exons atgaaaataaaagatATCACGACAGCGAAATCCAGTTTGTGGATCTTCGGGTACGGTTCCCTGGTTTGGAAACCCGACTTCCAGTTCAGCAGAAGCAAGGTCGGGTACATCCAGGGCTACAAGAGACGGTTCTGGCACGGAGACAACTTCCATCGAGGCAATAATGACATG CCTGGCCGGGTGGTGACGCTAGTGGAAGACCATGAC GCTTGTACATATGGGATAGCCTACGAGGTGACTGGCAGCCAGATCCAGGAGTCCCTTAAGTACCTGAACGTGAGGGAGAACGTCCTGGGCGGCTACGTGACTAAATTGGTGGAGTTCATCCCCCGTGCCGACGAGCCCTCGGTCCTGGCCCTGGTTTACATCGCCACTTCGGACAATCCCATCTACTTGGGACCCGCCACCTCAGAGGAGATCGCTGCTCAGATCGTCGTCAGCAGTGGCAAAACCGGACACAATGTCGAGTACCTCTTCCGGCTGGCAGATTTCATGAGGCTCTACTGCCCTGAGGTGGAGGATGACCATTTATTCTCCATTGAAGCTGCCACACTGTCCCTAATGCCATACTAG